From the genome of Onthophagus taurus isolate NC chromosome 5, IU_Otau_3.0, whole genome shotgun sequence, one region includes:
- the LOC111426555 gene encoding cGMP-dependent protein kinase, isozyme 2 forms cD5/T2 isoform X1: protein MRIKHYPGKAVIDDPAWLEIDIPNSARGRIYEANWLDAQKNLKVSNGFGSIRGITKLSQYQTILDDISKDNESIDNKSSSGGSVRLKYHSDRCLSRINSKSKEDFNSTVKEDVNTQNEMYAEVNKPLPKPRKKLLLQQEKKEEIDTSSDLERNLKKSVRFHDKNQSEDKLNSDNQKTSRLTNWIEDQNQILMSSSSDSIEQNDKSQINTVTLNRNDSGYYEAPKKIRQRIPPRKIYPSSSELSETDTASVDSFDIYKDGRTSPFKDSTKQNYTDNSDNFVIPRPKLIVPVHSYAIRKRRTGNIHKQSVISDDEYDKEDCDDFEREGRVEVSRENKYLSTLAPVKVLGELAILYNCKRTATIKAATDCKLWAIERQCFQTIMMRTGLIRQAEYTDFLKSVPIFKDLPEDTLIKISDVLETANYDNGNYIVRQGARGDTFFIISKGRVKVTIKNPQTNEEQFIRSLGKGDFFGEKALQGDDLRTANIICDDPEGVSCLVIDRETFNQLISNLDEIKTKYKDESDQRRRINQEFDNVQLADLQVLTTLGVGGFGRVELVQIKGYPNRSFALKQMKKAQIVETRQQQHIMSEKEIMGDANCDFIVKLYKTFKDRKYLYMLMESCLGGELWTVLRDRGHFDDSTTRFYTACVVEAFDYLHSRNIIYRDLKPENLLLDNDGYVKLVDFGFAKKLQTGKKTWTFCGTPEYVAPEVILNKGHDISADYWSLGVLMFELLTGTPPFTGADPMKTYNIILRGIDTIDFPRMITRNAMALIKKLCRDNPAERLGYQKGGISDIQKHKWFDGFNWEGLMNRTLMPPIMPVVNHVTDTSNFDNYPPDTDRPPLDDVTGWDADF from the exons atgaGAATAAAACATTATCCGGGAAAAGCGGTTATAGATGATCCCGCTTGGTTGGAAATCGATATTCCAAACAGTGCAAGAGGAAGAATTTACGAGGCGAATTGGTTAGAtgctcaaaaaaatttaaaagtttccaACGGTTTCGGAAGTATCCGCGGAATAACTAAATTAAGTCAATATCAAACGATTCTCGATGATATTTCGAAAGATAACGAATCGATTGATAATAAGAGTTCATCGGGGGGAAGCGTTCGATTAAAATACCACAGCGATCGATGCTTATCAcgaattaattcaaaaagtaAGGAAGATTTTAATAGTACGGTGAAGGAAGATGTAAATACTCAAAATGAAATGTACGCGGAAGTTAATAAACCTTTACCGAAGCCGagaaaaaaattgcttttgcaacaagaaaaaaaggaagaaattgATACATCAAGCGATttagaaagaaatttaaaaaaatccgttCGTTTCCATGATAAAAATCAATCggaagataaattaaatagtgaTAATCAAAAAACATCTCGTTTAACCAATTGGATCGAGGaccaaaatcaaattttaatgtcATCATCTTCCGACTCAATCGAGCAAAATGATAAATCCCAAATTAATACGGTTACTTTAAACCGAAACGATAGTGGTTATTACGAGGCCCCGAAAAAAATTCGACAACGTATTCCACCAAGAAAAATATATCCGAGTTCTTCGGAATTATCAGAAACCGACACCGCATCGGTAGATTCATTCGATATTTATAAAGATGGTAGAACGAGTCCGTTTAAAGACTCGACGAAACAAAATTATACAGATAATAGTGATAACTTTGTGATACCGAGACCTAAACTAATCGTGCCTGTTCATTCTTACGCTATTCGAAAACGTAGAACGGGTAATATCCATAAACAAAGTGTAATTAGTGATGACGAATACGACAAAGAAGATTGTGATGATTTTGAAAgag aGGGTCGAGTCGAAGTATCAAGAGAAAACAAGTACTTGAGTACATTAGCACCGGTTAAGGTACTAGGAGAATTGGCAATACTTTACAATTGCAAACGAACAGCGACGATAAAAGCAGCAACTGATTGTAAGTTATGGGCAATCGAACGACAATGTTTCCAAACGATTATGATGAGAACCGGATTAATCCGGCAAGCGGAATATACAGATTTCCTAAAAAGCGTTCCGATATTCAAAGATCTCCCGGAAGATaccttaataaaaatatccgaCGTGTTAGAGACCGCAAATTACGACAACGGCAATTATATCGTGAGGCAAGGAGCGCGAGGTGACACCTTCTTCATTATTAGTAAGGGAAGGGTTAAAGTTACGATTAAAAATCCTCAAACGAACGAAGAACAATTTATTAGGAGCTTGGGAAAAGGAGATTTCTTCGGAGAGAAAGCTTTACAagg AGATGATTTGCGAACGGCTAATATTATCTGTGATGATCCAGAAGGAGTTTCTTGTCTCGTAATCGATCGTGAAACATTCAATCAACTCATTTCGAACTTAGACGAGATCAAGACTAAATACAAAGACGAAAGTGATCAAAGGAGaag aataaatcaAGAATTTGATAACGTACAACTTGCGGATCTTCAAGTTTTAACAACACTGGGTGTTGGTGGGTTTGGAAGAGTGGAACTTGTCCAAATTAAAGGTTATCCGAACAGATCGTTCGCGTTAAAGCAAATGAAGAAAGCACAAATTGTAGAGACTCGGCAACAACAACACATAATGTCCGAAAAGGAAATAATGGGAGATGCAAATTGCGATTTCATCGTGAAACTTTATAAAACGTTTAAAGAtcgaaaatatctttatatgTTAATGGAAAGTTGTTTGGGTGGCGAATTATGGACGGTGTTAAGGGATCGTGGTCATTTCGATGACTCGACGACGCGATTTTACACCGCTTGTGTTGTCGAAGCTTTCGATTATTTGCATTCGAGGAATATTATTTATAGAGATTTAAAACCTGAGAATTTGTTGTTAGATAACGAtggttatgttaaattggtTGATTTTGGGTTTGCGAAAAAGTTACAAACCGGGAAAAAAACCTGGACGTTTTGTGGAACCCCCGAATACGTCGCCCCggaagttattttaaataaaggaCACGATATATCAGCGGATTATTGGTCTTTGGGGGTTTTAATGTTTGAGTTATTAACGGGAACCCCTCCATTCACCGGAGCGGATCCTATGAAGActtacaatattattttgagaGGAATTGATACGATCGATTTCCCAAGGATGATTACAAGAAATGCAATGGCTTTAATTAAGAAGTTGTGCCGGGATAACCCCGCTGAGAGGTTGGGGTATCAAAAAGGAGGAATTAGTGATATACAAAAACATAA atGGTTTGATGGATTTAATTGGGAAGGATTAATGAATAGGACGTTAATGCCACCGATAATGCCGGTGGTTAATCATGTTACGGACACATCAAACTTCGATAATTACCCCCCAGATACGGATAGACCTCCTTTGGACGATGTAACCGGTTGGGACgcagatttttaa
- the LOC139429705 gene encoding ubiquitin carboxyl-terminal hydrolase 16/45, whose product MGRKKHQHEPNQNSGESTESYDENQNSTKCPHLNKAVDLTKIKKGLQKSGLRKDCEECTRNPIPHSLDIPEGMIFDDSLWLCLQCGNQACGRSVNKHALKHYNTPRSDNHTLCLNTSNWSVWCYKCDNEVNTTASKKLLEAVEYLKKNSEQGKVKQEKLVSVCNDDVVEDDVMMKLNPLLNPLSIKRTIGLRNLGNTCFFNAVIQCLSHTPYLLELLKETSMESQKFQLPGGKLIIDDTTLDLEPLEGNLEQWRQLAKALAETMEVLQNGEGEVFSPKNLLSKLTDRMPQFVIGEQHDSHELLRHLLEAVREEDSKRYQREILNKFGLSTKTIPSLVENEKRAVIKFYGQQASELLSPTEQVFRGILVSTLQCEDCSHTSHRDEFFLDLSLPIIEKQKPPRRKADEIEDKSKYQIKKEKRAAKKNKKNRGPKGIGGSFESNDSTGNAEERNSGWESDADVEDNLDENKTKDEKSILPALEFMGSPSGTIISNEMEVAENSSSSSEAEIKLTNSSQDNNDKKEFERPESRLSFVHNSKGDLKEDLEKLLLNDGDSQKVDNVFVKDAEVGVEGAACMDEVDDDQKMDEDEDDSDMWMETMAPRYQCEEGECSVQSCLNQFTACELMTSNNKVSCELCTKRHGGADKKTVYTNAHKQLLIYNPPAVLILHLKRFQVYHYRPTKVSKHVAFPMVLDLAPYLSKRSQGLSTFETGQTQVLYSLYGVVEHSGTMHGGHYVAYVKVRPKLEPNSYRWQFLPKNQKQTKSDEVRGAHGIPQTPPGKWYHVSDSYVAEVQETSVLRAQAYLLFYERIY is encoded by the exons atgggTCGTAAGAAGCATCAGCACGAGCCGAATCAAAATTCGGGCGAATCGACCGAGTCGTACGATGAGAATCAAAATTCGACGAAATGTCCGCACCTAAATAAAGCGGTCGatttgacaaaaataaaaaaggggCTCCAAAAAAGCGGTTTGCGTAAAGATTGCGAAGAGTGCACTCGAAATCCGATCCCCCACAGTTTGGATATACCCGAAGGAATgatttttgatgattctttGTGGTTGTGTTTGCAATGTGGTAATCAAGCGTGTGGTCGGAGTGTTAATAAACATGCACTTAAGCATTATAATACCCCACGTTCTGATAACCACACTTTATGTTTAAATACCTCAAATTGGTCAGTGTGGTGTTATAAATGTGATAATGAAGTTAACACCACTGCCTCTAAAAAGTTATTGGAAGCTGTTGAgtatttgaaaaagaattCTGAGCAAGGAAAAGTAAAACAGGAGAAATTGGTGAGTGTGTGTAATGATGATGTTGTTGAAGATGATGTAATGATGAAATTAAACCCACTTTTGAACCCTTTAAGTATTAAAAGAACCATTGGGTTAAGAAATTTAGGAAAtacttgtttttttaatgCTGTTATACAATGTTTGAGCCACACCCCTTATTTGCTGGAGTTATTAAAAGAAACATCAATGGAGTCCCAAAAATTTCAACTACCAGGAGGAAAATTAATCATCGATGATACCACCTTAGACTTAGAACCTTTAGAAGGGAATTTAGAACAATGGAGACAACTAGCGAAAGCTTTAGCTGAAACTATGGAGGTTCTACAAAACGGAGAAGGCGAAGTTTTCTCCCCAAAAAATCTCCTATCAAAATTAACCGACCGTATGCCTCAATTCGTCATCGGGGAGCAACACGACTCCCACGAACTGTTAAGACACCTTTTAGAAGCGGTTAGAGAAGAAGATTCAAAACGCTACCAAAGGGAAATTCTTAACAAATTCGGTTTAAGTACAAAAACGATCCCCTCATTAGtcgaaaatgaaaaacgaGCTGTGATCAAATTTTACGGCCAACAAGCATCGGAATTATTATCGCCCACCGAACAAGTCTTCCGCGGAATTCTCGTCAGCACGTTACAATGCGAAGATTGCTCGCACACCTCGCACCGCGACGAATTCTTCCTAGATTTAAGTCTCCCGATTATCGAAAAGCAAAAACCGCCCCGCCGAAAAGCCGACGAAATCGAAGATAAATCaaagtatcaaattaaaaaggaaaaacgggcggcgaaaaaaaataaaaaaaatcgcggCCCCAAAGGAATCGGCGGTTCGTTTGAAAGTAACGATTCGACTGGGAATGCGGAAGAACGCAATTCGGGTTGGGAATCGGACGCCGATGTTGAAGATAACCtcgatgaaaataaaactaaagatGAGAAATCGATTTTACCCGCTTTGGAATTTATGGGGTCGCCGTCGGGGACGATAATAAGTAATGAAATGGAAGTTGCTGAAAATAGTTCGTCGTCGAGTGAAGctgaaattaaacttacaaATTCATCACAAGATAATAATGA taaaaaagaatttgaacgACCGGAATCAAGACTTTCTTTTGTACATAACTCAAAAGGTGATTTAAAAgaagatttagaaaaattattacttaacgATGGTGATAGTCAAAAAGTGGATAACGTTTTTGTAAAAGACGCTGAAGTCGGTGTTGAAGGAGCCGCTTGTATGGATGAAGTAGATGATGACCAAAAAATGGATGAGGATGAAGATGATTCGGATATGTGGATGGAAACGATGGCCCCACGATATCAATGCGAAGAAGGGGAATGTTCCGTTCAATCCTGTTTGAACCAATTCACCGCGTGCGAACTGATGACTTCCAATAATAAAGTTAGTTGTGAATTGTGCACAAAAAGACACGGTGGGGCCGACAAAAAAACCGTCTACACAAACGCCCATAAacaattattgatttataatcCCCCCGCCGTTTTAATTCTACATTTAAAACGATTTCAAGTTTACCATTATCGGCCCACTAAAGTTAGTAAGCATGTCGCGTTTCCGATGGTATTAGATTTAGCACCGTATTTATCAAAGAGATCTCAAGGACTTTCTACTTTTGAAACTGGACAAACTCag GTTCTTTATTCTTTATATGGAGTTGTTGAACATAGCGGAACAATGCATGGTGGTCATTATGTAGCTTACGTAAAAGTACGCCCTAAATTGGAACCGAATAGTTATCGTTGgcaatttttaccaaaaaatcaaaaacaaactAAATCGGATGAGGTGAGAGGGGCGCACGGAATTCCACAAACACCACCGGGAAAGTGGTACCACGTAAGCGATTCTTACGTTGCCGAAGTGCAAGAAACAAGCGTGCTAAGAGCCCAAGCTTATCTCTTATTTTACGAGCGGATAtattga
- the LOC111426501 gene encoding G protein-activated inward rectifier potassium channel 3-like isoform X1 yields the protein MNQSKDTPPQEIIQTRDPPLSLQQKRSIFAKMLQRSLTSESSSSSNQSGGKEIEQKLSPVPQKLFFKPGVIDEEEDGFSSRAESPLMFRASQYIITAPSVQIGLNRTSTCGSNLSHAGSKQDSTRRARPGVQPRVKKRAILKNGECNILQSRIKKRRLKFLQDIFTTLVDAQWRWTLIIFALSFLLSWLGFAVIWWLIAFTHGDFEELHLPENQNASGWTPCVSALNSFTSCFLFSIETQHTIGYGGRATTEECPEAIFVMCLQSIAGVMIQAFMVGIVFAKMTRPKHRTQTLLFSRNAVICQRDGYLCLMFRVGDMRKSHIIGASIRAQLIRPKTTKEGENLQQYQTELSVSADGCDGDLFFIWPMTIVHKIDEDSPLYTLSPRNFLNEQFEIVVILEGTIESTGQTTQARSSYIANEVLWGHRFEPVVSYSKDRRGYEVNYSKFDNVIEVDTPLCSGYELANICMSTMDVKSLLGESPSLIQAIRMCDSSDLFPNDKEPDEEGYDTDKGIVIHPHDDTDSNNGDSDDDFKKANSKLKSESNDRFETDV from the exons ATGAATCAATCCAAAGATACCCCGCCGCAAGAAATAATCCAAACGAGGGATCCACCGCTCAGTTTACAACAAAAGCGGAGCATTTTCGCTAAAATGCTTCAAAGAAGTCTTACGAGCGAATCGAGTTCGAGTTCAAATCAAAGCGGTGGGAAAGAGATTGAGCAAAAATTAAGTCCGGTACCtcagaaattgttttttaaaccGGGGGTAATTGATGAGGAGGAAGACGGGTTTTCGTCAAGGGCTGAATCGCCTTTGATGTTTCGCGCCTCTCAATATATCATAACAGCTCCGTCCGTTCAAATTGGGTTAAATAGAACGTCTACGTGTGGAAGCAATTTGAGCCACGCGGGATCTAAACAAGATAGTACTAG gAGAGCTCGACCTGGTGTGCAACCACGTGTTAAGAAGCGAGCAATTCTAAAAAACGGCGAATGCAACATTCTTCAATCGCGCATCAAAAAGCGGCGCTTAAAATTCCTTCAAGATATTTTCACCACCCTCGTTGACGCGCAATGGAGATGGACCCTAATTATTTTCGCGTTGAGTTTTTTGCTATCCTGGTTAGGATTCGCCGTAATTTGGTGGCTAATTGCTTTCACGCACGGCGATTTCGAAGAATTACATCTCCCCGAGAATCAAAACGCGTCCGGTTGGACGCCGTGTGTGAGCGCCTTGAATAGTTTTACTTCGTGCTTCTTGTTTAGTATTGAAACTCAACACACGATCGGTTATGGTGGGCGCGCGACCACCGAAGAATGCCCCGAAGCTATTTTTGTTATGTGCTTACAAAGCATTGCGGGGGTTATGATACAA gCTTTCATGGTAGGAATAGTATTCGCGAAAATGACTCGGCCTAAACACCGCACCCAAACGCTCCTTTTCTCTAGAAACGCCGTAATATGTCAGCGAGATGGTTATTTGTGCTTAATGTTTAGAGTGGGCGATATGCGAAAAAGCCATATAATCGGGGCTAGCATTCGAGCGCAATTAATTCGGCCCAAAACAACGAAAGAAGGcgaaaatttgcaacaatacCAAACGGAGTTATCGGTTTCAGCTGATGGTTGCGATGGGgatcttttctttatttggCCCATGACCATTGTGCATAAAATCGATGAAGATTCCCCGCTTTACACTTTATCCCCAAGAAATTTTTTGAACGAACAATTCGAAATCGTCGTCATTTTAGAGGGCACCATTGAAAGTACCGGGCAAACCACGCAAGCTCGATCAAGTTACATAGCAAACGAAGTCCTTTGGGGGCACCGCTTCGAACCCGTCGTTAGTTACAGCAAAGATAGAAGAGGCTACGAAGTTAATTACTCGAAATTCGATAATGTCATCGAGGTTGATACCCCACTTTGTTCTGGTTATGAATTAGCCAATATTTGTATGAGCACAATGG ATGTTAAATCCCTTTTGGGCGAATCCCCCTCTTTGATCCAAGCGATTCGGATGTGTGATAGCTCGGATTTATTTCCCAATGATAAAGAACCCGACGAGGAAGGTTACGACACTGATAAAGGAATTGTAATTCATCCCCACGATGATACCGACTCTAATAATGGAGATAGTGatgatgattttaaaaaagctAATTCTAAATTGAAATCTGAATCGAACGATCGATTTGAAACGGACGtctaa
- the LOC111426501 gene encoding G protein-activated inward rectifier potassium channel 3-like isoform X3: MLLNMDSPPSDRRLLIGDESPLTPNPNNYNNNGGGGGGPGDISPGVYFPKRRARPGVQPRVKKRAILKNGECNILQSRIKKRRLKFLQDIFTTLVDAQWRWTLIIFALSFLLSWLGFAVIWWLIAFTHGDFEELHLPENQNASGWTPCVSALNSFTSCFLFSIETQHTIGYGGRATTEECPEAIFVMCLQSIAGVMIQAFMVGIVFAKMTRPKHRTQTLLFSRNAVICQRDGYLCLMFRVGDMRKSHIIGASIRAQLIRPKTTKEGENLQQYQTELSVSADGCDGDLFFIWPMTIVHKIDEDSPLYTLSPRNFLNEQFEIVVILEGTIESTGQTTQARSSYIANEVLWGHRFEPVVSYSKDRRGYEVNYSKFDNVIEVDTPLCSGYELANICMSTMDVKSLLGESPSLIQAIRMCDSSDLFPNDKEPDEEGYDTDKGIVIHPHDDTDSNNGDSDDDFKKANSKLKSESNDRFETDV; encoded by the exons ATGTTGTTAAATATGGATTCTCCGCCGAGCGATCGACGATTATTGATCGGAGATGAATCTCCTTTAACTCCAAATCcgaataattataataataacggtggtggtggtggtggtccCGGGGATATTTCCCCCGGagtttattttccaaaaag gAGAGCTCGACCTGGTGTGCAACCACGTGTTAAGAAGCGAGCAATTCTAAAAAACGGCGAATGCAACATTCTTCAATCGCGCATCAAAAAGCGGCGCTTAAAATTCCTTCAAGATATTTTCACCACCCTCGTTGACGCGCAATGGAGATGGACCCTAATTATTTTCGCGTTGAGTTTTTTGCTATCCTGGTTAGGATTCGCCGTAATTTGGTGGCTAATTGCTTTCACGCACGGCGATTTCGAAGAATTACATCTCCCCGAGAATCAAAACGCGTCCGGTTGGACGCCGTGTGTGAGCGCCTTGAATAGTTTTACTTCGTGCTTCTTGTTTAGTATTGAAACTCAACACACGATCGGTTATGGTGGGCGCGCGACCACCGAAGAATGCCCCGAAGCTATTTTTGTTATGTGCTTACAAAGCATTGCGGGGGTTATGATACAA gCTTTCATGGTAGGAATAGTATTCGCGAAAATGACTCGGCCTAAACACCGCACCCAAACGCTCCTTTTCTCTAGAAACGCCGTAATATGTCAGCGAGATGGTTATTTGTGCTTAATGTTTAGAGTGGGCGATATGCGAAAAAGCCATATAATCGGGGCTAGCATTCGAGCGCAATTAATTCGGCCCAAAACAACGAAAGAAGGcgaaaatttgcaacaatacCAAACGGAGTTATCGGTTTCAGCTGATGGTTGCGATGGGgatcttttctttatttggCCCATGACCATTGTGCATAAAATCGATGAAGATTCCCCGCTTTACACTTTATCCCCAAGAAATTTTTTGAACGAACAATTCGAAATCGTCGTCATTTTAGAGGGCACCATTGAAAGTACCGGGCAAACCACGCAAGCTCGATCAAGTTACATAGCAAACGAAGTCCTTTGGGGGCACCGCTTCGAACCCGTCGTTAGTTACAGCAAAGATAGAAGAGGCTACGAAGTTAATTACTCGAAATTCGATAATGTCATCGAGGTTGATACCCCACTTTGTTCTGGTTATGAATTAGCCAATATTTGTATGAGCACAATGG ATGTTAAATCCCTTTTGGGCGAATCCCCCTCTTTGATCCAAGCGATTCGGATGTGTGATAGCTCGGATTTATTTCCCAATGATAAAGAACCCGACGAGGAAGGTTACGACACTGATAAAGGAATTGTAATTCATCCCCACGATGATACCGACTCTAATAATGGAGATAGTGatgatgattttaaaaaagctAATTCTAAATTGAAATCTGAATCGAACGATCGATTTGAAACGGACGtctaa
- the LOC111426501 gene encoding G protein-activated inward rectifier potassium channel 3-like isoform X2, translating to MNQSKDTPPQEIIQTRDPPLSLQQKRSIFAKMLQRSLTSESSSSSNQSGGKEIEQKLSPVPQKLFFKPGVIDEEEDGFSSRAESPLMFRASQYIITAPSVQIGLNRTSTCGSNLSHAGSKQDSTRRARPGVQPRVKKRAILKNGECNILQSRIKKRRLKFLQDIFTTLVDAQWRWTLIIFALSFLLSWLGFAVIWWLIAFTHGDFEELHLPENQNASGWTPCVSALNSFTSCFLFSIETQHTIGYGGRATTEECPEAIFVMCLQSIAGVMIQAFMVGIVFAKMTRPKHRTQTLLFSRNAVICQRDGYLCLMFRVGDMRKSHIIGASIRAQLIRPKTTKEGENLQQYQTELSVSADGCDGDLFFIWPMTIVHKIDEDSPLYTLSPRNFLNEQFEIVVILEGTIESTGQTTQARSSYIANEVLWGHRFEPVVSYSKDRRGYEVNYSKFDNVIEVDTPLCSGYELANICMSTMDPIDTISLQRTPSEIQTPEDNPV from the exons ATGAATCAATCCAAAGATACCCCGCCGCAAGAAATAATCCAAACGAGGGATCCACCGCTCAGTTTACAACAAAAGCGGAGCATTTTCGCTAAAATGCTTCAAAGAAGTCTTACGAGCGAATCGAGTTCGAGTTCAAATCAAAGCGGTGGGAAAGAGATTGAGCAAAAATTAAGTCCGGTACCtcagaaattgttttttaaaccGGGGGTAATTGATGAGGAGGAAGACGGGTTTTCGTCAAGGGCTGAATCGCCTTTGATGTTTCGCGCCTCTCAATATATCATAACAGCTCCGTCCGTTCAAATTGGGTTAAATAGAACGTCTACGTGTGGAAGCAATTTGAGCCACGCGGGATCTAAACAAGATAGTACTAG gAGAGCTCGACCTGGTGTGCAACCACGTGTTAAGAAGCGAGCAATTCTAAAAAACGGCGAATGCAACATTCTTCAATCGCGCATCAAAAAGCGGCGCTTAAAATTCCTTCAAGATATTTTCACCACCCTCGTTGACGCGCAATGGAGATGGACCCTAATTATTTTCGCGTTGAGTTTTTTGCTATCCTGGTTAGGATTCGCCGTAATTTGGTGGCTAATTGCTTTCACGCACGGCGATTTCGAAGAATTACATCTCCCCGAGAATCAAAACGCGTCCGGTTGGACGCCGTGTGTGAGCGCCTTGAATAGTTTTACTTCGTGCTTCTTGTTTAGTATTGAAACTCAACACACGATCGGTTATGGTGGGCGCGCGACCACCGAAGAATGCCCCGAAGCTATTTTTGTTATGTGCTTACAAAGCATTGCGGGGGTTATGATACAA gCTTTCATGGTAGGAATAGTATTCGCGAAAATGACTCGGCCTAAACACCGCACCCAAACGCTCCTTTTCTCTAGAAACGCCGTAATATGTCAGCGAGATGGTTATTTGTGCTTAATGTTTAGAGTGGGCGATATGCGAAAAAGCCATATAATCGGGGCTAGCATTCGAGCGCAATTAATTCGGCCCAAAACAACGAAAGAAGGcgaaaatttgcaacaatacCAAACGGAGTTATCGGTTTCAGCTGATGGTTGCGATGGGgatcttttctttatttggCCCATGACCATTGTGCATAAAATCGATGAAGATTCCCCGCTTTACACTTTATCCCCAAGAAATTTTTTGAACGAACAATTCGAAATCGTCGTCATTTTAGAGGGCACCATTGAAAGTACCGGGCAAACCACGCAAGCTCGATCAAGTTACATAGCAAACGAAGTCCTTTGGGGGCACCGCTTCGAACCCGTCGTTAGTTACAGCAAAGATAGAAGAGGCTACGAAGTTAATTACTCGAAATTCGATAATGTCATCGAGGTTGATACCCCACTTTGTTCTGGTTATGAATTAGCCAATATTTGTATGAGCACAATGG ACCCTATCGATACAATATCCTTACAAAGGACACCCAGCGAGATACAAACCCCCGAAGACAACCCTGTGTAA